TGTGCCTCTCGGCATGACCCTTCAGTGGCGATCTTGTGCAGACCGTACAGCTCCATCTTAGCCTCAGCAGTAATTTCTTCACCTTTCCCTGATTGCTCCAGAAGATTTGAAGCAGCTGAAAAGGTTATCTCAAGCTCACTCTTCTCAATTCCCTCCCAATCATCATCATCATCATCTTCTTCAATACTCAACTCCACTTGCTCTTCAATACTAAACTCCATCTTATCCTCACTCTTCTCACCACTGTTACTTTCTTCAACCCTAACCTCCTCAGATTCCGTGACTACGACTTCTCCTCTTTCTACACAAGAACTTACTCCTTCTGCCGATGATAGTTCCTCCTCGTGTCCTCGATTGATAATCTCCTCTGCTATCATGTTTTCTTGAACTACAGAGGCAGTGGACTCAGCTTCCGCCGTACTTTCAATCAACTCTTGCCGTTCATCACCGACTTCTCCACTTGTTTCTTCTCTCCCTTCGTCTTCATCACGAACTATCATCTCCTTGGCTATCACATTCCCCGGCGAGAGAGCGGCCAAGAACTCATTAGCTTCCGTAGTTAGAACCACCAACTCAACGTCTCTAGCGGCTTCTTCAACTTTATCAACAACACGATCAGCTCCGTTTCCAAACCGATCCACGTGTTCCACATTCTCATCAACAACAACTCGGAGTTTTCTCTCGCTCTGGACCACCGGAGCATCCACTTTCAAACCAAAACAAAGCTCCTCCACCGTAGCAGAACCATCACCGACACCGATCTCGGTTTTCTCTATCTGGTCGGAACTCCGATCGCTTTCCCCGGCCATAGAAACAGATACGATTTTGGCGACAAGGAAAGAAAAGAGAAGCGCAACAACCGCCGTGAGAAGCAACTCTAGTAAAAACTCCATGATGATGATGGATCACGCAAAGACGGAACAGGGGAAAATAGAGAAGCAGAGATACTTAGGGATCTATGAAGGAAGTAAAATCAAGGAACGTCAAATATTTTTTTAGAGGAAAGAAAAATAAAAGAGAAAAGGGAAAGAAAGAAGAGAGGAAGAAAGTATATTCGTGGAGAGTCTTCGGCTTTATGCGACATAGCGGGTCAGGCAATAACAGGACTTTTCCTCAACACCTAACCGCTTTTAATGCTGACTTGGCTCTTACGGTTTTCGCTTATCCTCTTCACCCACCTGGCTGGCTCCTTCTGCACCCGCGCCGTTTTTTCTCCTGCGAAGACTCACTTAATGGGCCTTAACAAGCCCATTATGAAGTACAGCCCAAATATATTTTGGTCCTTCCTCTCAGAGAAAATTTATTACTCATTTCCACTAACTGGATAACTGGTCGGTGCGAATATAATACCATGAACATTTGTGAAAACCGTTTTATTCTATTTTATAGGAATAGTATATTTTACTATTTTAATTTGTATCGAATATACTATATTTCAATAAATTTGTTGAAATAGTTATATGTTTATTTTTGAGCTCCACTGGTTCCAATTCCATTATAAAATCATCGACGTTGAGATTGTCAAATACTTGACAAAATGACGACACATGTTTCCCTATTATTGGCAATATATTTGACTGATGCACTATCTTAAAGAGAGAGAGACCGCATTAGAGATTTGAGTTGACTCGCCCTTTCATTTCTTTTTATTGGTGCTCATCATTATCATCTTCTTTAAACAACTCCAACAAGGGAAGAAGAAGAAAGAATACAGAAAAACAGTGATTATCATCATTTCTTTTATTAGTTTTGACTTTTTAGAGAGGTGTGTGTTGTTGTGAGATATGGCTGTGGAACTTATGATGAACAGCTACGGTGGCGTTAGAGTCAAAGGAGAAGACGACGGCGGCTTTTCTGCAAATATGGAAGACACCGCCCTGAGAGAAGCTGCGTCTGCTGGGATTCACGGCGTTAAGGAGTTTCTTAAACTGATCGGTCAAAAAAGTCAACCGACAGAAGAGATAACGGCGGTGACTGACGTCGCCGTTAACAGTTTCAAGAAGGTGATATCTCTCCTCGGTAGATCTAGAACCGGACACGCTAGATTCAGAAGAGCACCGATGAAGCCAAAAACTGAAGAAGGAGGAGGAGATTGGAGGACGGAGGAGAAGACTGGACCAACA
This sequence is a window from Brassica oleracea var. oleracea cultivar TO1000 chromosome C1, BOL, whole genome shotgun sequence. Protein-coding genes within it:
- the LOC106309330 gene encoding acyl-CoA-binding domain-containing protein 3 isoform X1, with amino-acid sequence MEFLLELLLTAVVALLFSFLVAKIVSVSMAGESDRSSDQIEKTEIGVGDGSATVEELCFGLKVDAPVVQSERKLRVVVDENVEHVDRFGNGADRVVDKVEEAARDVELVVLTTEANEFLAALSPGNVIAKEMIVRDEDEGREETSGEVGDERQELIESTAEAESTASVVQENMIAEEIINRGHEEELSSAEGVSSCVERGEVVVTESEEVRVEESNSGEKSEDKMEFSIEEQVELSIEEDDDDDDWEGIEKSELEITFSAASNLLEQSGKGEEITAEAKMELYGLHKIATEGSCREAQPMAIMLSARAKWNAWQRLGNMSQEEAMEQYLALVSKEIPGLLNTVGKMPETETSVDLGSLEDPTTLDTIGVATSKNEIVSGEDESSV
- the LOC106309330 gene encoding acyl-CoA-binding domain-containing protein 3 isoform X3; this translates as MEFLLELLLTAVVALLFSFLVAKIVSVSMAGESDRSSDQIEKTEIGVGDGSATVEELCFGLKVDAPVVQSERKLRVVVDENVEHVDRFGNGADRVVDKVEEAARDVELVVLTTEANEFLAALSPGNVIAKEMIVRDEDEGREETSGEVGDERQELIESTAEAESTASVVQENMIAEEIINRGHEEELSSAEGVSSCVERGEVVVTESEEVRVEESNSGEKSEDKMEFSIEEQVELSIEEDDDDDDWEGIEKSELEITFSAASNLLEQSGKGEEITAEAKMELYGLHKIATEGSCREAQPMAIMLSARAKWNAWQRLGNMSQEEAMEQYLALVSKEIPGLLNTVGKMPETETSVDLGSLEDPTTLDTIGVATSKNGEDESSV
- the LOC106309330 gene encoding acyl-CoA-binding domain-containing protein 3 isoform X2 produces the protein MEFLLELLLTAVVALLFSFLVAKIVSVSMAGESDRSSDQIEKTEIGVGDGSATVEELCFGLKVDAPVVQSERKLRVVVDENVEHVDRFGNGADRVVDKVEEAARDVELVVLTTEANEFLAALSPGNVIAKEMIVRDEDEGREETSGEVGDERQELIESTAEAESTASVVQENMIAEEIINRGHEEELSSAEGVSSCVERGEVVVTESEEVRVEESNSGEKSEDKMEFSIEEQVELSIEEDDDDDDWEGIEKSELEITFSAASNLLEQSGKGEEITAEAKMELYGLHKIATEGSCREAQPMAIMLSARAKWNAWQRLGNMSQEEAMEQYLALVSKEIPGLLNTVGKMPETETSVDLGSLEDPTTLDTIGVATSKNVSGEDESSV